A stretch of the Filimonas lacunae genome encodes the following:
- a CDS encoding glycosyltransferase family 2 protein: MLPLSVVIITKNESAHIQECIRSAQAITSDIVVVDSGSTDNTPALATAAGATVITTGWESYAAARNKGAAHAHNNWILAMDADERITSDIIAGLRQLSLQQPAYMVYGWKRVNFFGDKKIRFGNWGHDTVYRLYNRQNTRWPDVPVHETLAATRMVKRLLPGTLLHYTVSDTEECAAKAMRYALLSAQKYNSRHLKPSYLKKTLSPLFNFIACYIFRLGFLDGREGFIIALYTSYYSWLKCFYHQLLYNGSQPPVIV, translated from the coding sequence ATGCTACCCTTATCCGTTGTTATCATTACCAAAAACGAGAGCGCTCATATACAGGAGTGCATACGCTCGGCACAAGCTATTACCAGCGATATAGTAGTGGTTGATTCGGGCAGCACCGATAACACCCCCGCCCTGGCAACAGCAGCCGGTGCAACGGTCATCACTACCGGGTGGGAAAGCTATGCCGCCGCCCGTAACAAAGGAGCAGCCCATGCGCATAATAACTGGATTCTGGCAATGGATGCAGATGAGCGCATTACCAGCGACATAATAGCGGGCCTGCGGCAGCTATCCCTGCAGCAGCCGGCGTATATGGTCTATGGCTGGAAAAGAGTAAATTTTTTTGGAGATAAAAAGATACGTTTTGGCAACTGGGGTCACGATACCGTATACCGCCTGTATAACCGGCAAAACACGCGTTGGCCTGATGTGCCGGTACATGAAACATTAGCAGCCACCCGCATGGTAAAACGGTTGCTGCCCGGCACCTTGTTGCACTATACCGTAAGCGATACGGAAGAATGCGCGGCCAAAGCCATGCGTTATGCCCTGCTCAGCGCTCAAAAATATAACAGCCGGCACCTGAAGCCCAGCTACCTCAAAAAAACACTGTCCCCCCTGTTTAATTTTATAGCCTGTTACATTTTCCGGCTTGGCTTTCTCGATGGCCGGGAAGGTTTTATCATAGCCTTATACACCAGCTACTATTCGTGGCTAAAATGCTTTTATCATCAACTGCTGTACAACGGCAGCCAACCACCTGTAATAGTATGA